One genomic region from Zalophus californianus isolate mZalCal1 chromosome 12, mZalCal1.pri.v2, whole genome shotgun sequence encodes:
- the SMKR1 gene encoding small lysine-rich protein 1: MPGKGKRGKGRGKSGGKKQKKPEVDILSPAAMLNLYYIAHNVADCLQLRGFRWPGAPKSKKGKNKT, encoded by the exons ATG CCAGGTAAAGGGAAACGAGGAAAAGGCCGAGGCAAGTCTGGcgggaagaaacagaagaaaccGGAAGTGGACATTCTCAGCCCTGCTGCCATGCTGAACCTCTACTACATCGCCCACAACGTGGCCGACTGCCTGCAGCTGCGAGGCTTCCGCTGGCCAGGTGCTCCCAaatcaaagaaagggaaaaacaagacTTAG